ACACGACGCTGCCGTAAAACAGGACACGGTACGTTTTAATACACTTTCAGCGTTTTTAAAAGCGTCTCCGGATCAAGATTTTTTTCCCATTTTGCACGATCATTCGTTTTTTCATAATACCAGAATCGTTTATTTGCATATTCGCCGAAAGTCACTTCATACTTGAAGAGAAGCCTTCCCGTTTTTTCATCGTATCTGTAATACACCCGTTTTATTTCTTTGCCGTTTTCCGATTCAATAGTTTCAATAATATTGCCTTTTGAATCATATACACATTTTTCCTGTCCAAACGCACTCTTGGCAAGCGTCTTCCGTCCGTTTTTATCATATTCATATACAATTTCCGATATGGCGCCCGTTTCATTATTTACGGAAACAGTTTTTATCAAAAGGCCGGTTTCACCATAAAAATTTTCATATGTGTAGTCACCGCTGAAATCACCGTTATCAAACCGGGCTATTATAATGTTTCCATATTCATCGTATTCTCTTATATCGAATAATCCGGTCGTTCCATATTCGCTAGATGCCTTTCTGACAACGTTATTTGCGTCCGTTTCCGTTTTTTCAAAACCGTCGTCATGCTCCGTTGTCGGTTTAAAACTGTACCGATAATATTTACCGGTTTTCACTGTCATACTGTCTTTGTTTTCATACGCGTATTCCTTTTTTATCGTCATACGCCATTGCGTATCGTCAGTTGTCCACTTTCCGTCTTTTTTATACATCTTGGCTTCATAGCATTTTTCGGAAAGAACGTTTCCGTTCTCATCATACGTAATTATCAGCCTGATGCGGTGTACAAGCTGATCGTCATAAAAATACGCATGCATAAAAAGTGTCCCGTCTTCATGGTACCAGCCTTCGTTAATATTGTTTTTATTTTCTTCAAATTTACCCGTTTTTTCATTAAAATAAAAGAAACGCTCATATTCAGCAAAATCCGTGTCCAAAAACTCCGGCAATGGAATATCAACATAATCATCGGATATTGAAGAGTCCGGACTGCTGCTTTTCACATAATTTGATATATTTTCACCGGTTACTTGCCCGATATAGTCCAGCTTAAAATGTACGATGTCTTCAGGCGACTGTAGCGAAAAATCCCTGACATAACAAAACACTTCCCGATTAATCTCGTATAAAATATTTATATACAGATATATATCATTATTCAGCTGATATTCTTCGCGTAAATAATAATCATAGCCCTGATAAAAGAAAAGCCGGAGCGGAACACCGTCAAAATCTATTTTCATTTCATGAGTACAGGAATCAAAAATAGCCGGACTTTCGTCTTTTATTTCAGGATATTTATCCAACTTTGTTTTTATGATAAATGAAGTCGGCGGATACGTGCATATAACATCTTCCTGAGCGTTCGACATATTGACCATATCGTTCAGCGACTGCGGTTGTCCCGTACCGCCGAAATCAATTTTTTGATCCGCGTTATCGAGCGTCTGATAATCCAAAAAGCGCATTACGTTCGGTGAAAAATATTCCAATCCGTAATACCAGTATCTGCCGAAGCGGCGGGGCACATTCTGTGAAAGCAGGACCAAATTCGGATCAAGATAAATGCAGCGCAGCATTACGCATACCGTATCTGCTTTTGCCGTTCCTATTACGGTGTTTACCGGAAGAATACTGCCCGTATCTAAATCCGATTTAAGCTCAACGTTGAAAAATACCAGTTCATAAAAACTGTTCATTTCCTCCCCTCCGTAATAATACACGGAAGGAAAAACGATACAAATATAATCTTCTTTCAAGTTTTCCGGTATATCGACCGGAAAAGCAGAATTATTTTCTTTATTTGTAAATTGAACCATGCCTGACACCGGAAGCAAAATTTCGTCGCCGGCTTTTAAGTTCAGACTGCCGTAAGGAACGCCTATATCCGGAAAAGGTTCGGAATTTGAATTTTGAGCAAATACATAAAATAAAAATGCTGTTTGCAGCAAAAATACAATAACTTTTTTCATAATCACTCCTGAATTTCGGTGATTTAATCATACATCAGGAGCAATACTTCTGCAACTGAAATCTGCTTACCCTTGTCTTCCACCCTGAATTCGGGTATCTTCTATATTATGAAATCACCCAAAGAAATATCGCTTGAAAAAAAGATACTCGCGCTCCTTGAAGAAGCGCACGCACAGACGGCCGACGCTCGGGAACGGCCGTACTTGCCGCTTGAAACGGTAAAACGGCTGATCGCCGATGCGGAAATACAGGCCATACAGGATTACGCGAACGACGTTTCCATCGTCCGTCTGGGATTCAACGATCACGGCCCCGTTCACATGCGGACGGTTACCGGCAACGCAATCCGCATGATGCTCCTGCTCAGGGAAGCCGGCATCAAAACCAGCCTTGAAGCCGAAAATGCCGGAACCTTTGAAGACAGTCTCACGGCGGTCATCCTTGCGTCGTTCATGCACGACTTCGGCATGACGGTCGGGCGGCAGGATCACGAACTGTTCAGCGCGACGCTCGCCCTCCCGATTATCGACCGCATTTTGGACAAAGTGCTTCCCGCCGTACCGGAAACTGAAAGTCCCGTTCTGAAAAGGCGCGTTATCATCCGTTCGCTCGCACTCGAAGGAATCGCCGGACACATGGGGAGCCGCCGCATCCACTCGCTTGAAGCCGGCATGATCCTGATTGCCGACGGCTGCGACATGGCAAAAGGCCGCGCGCGTATCCCCATGGCTATAAACACCGAACCGAAAGTCGGCGACATCCACAAATATTCGGCGAACTCGATCGAAAAAATCAGCATCCATGCCGGAACGGCAAAACCGATACGCATCGAAATCACCATGTCGAGCGACGTCGGATTTTTCCAGATCGAAGAAGTCCTCCTGCAAAAAATCAACTGCAGCCCGGTCAAACCGTACATAGAACTGCTTGCCGGCGTTGAAAACGCCGAACTCAAACAATATTTGTAACTGTAAAAATGAATAAAACCGATACGAACGGCAGGACAGAAAAACCGAACTACCAAAAACAACTTGAGGCCGAACTCGATCATATCCGCAGATCCGCCGCTGCGGCGGCGGCAACGTTTGAAGTGAAAAAACCGTCGCTGCTGCTGCACGCCTGCTGCGCCCCGTGCAGTTCGTACGTCATTGAATACCTGCATTCTATTTTCGATATAACGGTTTTCTATTATAACCCGAACATTCATCCTCAAGCCGAATACGCGCGCCGTATGACGGAACTGTCATCATTTATAAAACGGTTTCCGTGCGCACAGCAGGTACAGCTGTGCGTTCCGCCGTATGATCCGGACGAATACTTCTCGGCGACGAACGTCCGAAGCGAACCTGAACTTGAAACCGAAGCGGAACGCGGCGAACGCTGCCGGCGCTGTTACCGGCTCCGCATGGAGCGCGCGTTTTCCTACGCTGCCGCCGCCGGATTCGACTACGTAACCACGACACTCTCCATCAGTCCGTATAAAGATGCGGAAAAAATAAACGCAATCGGCCGTGAATTGGAAAACGAATTCCGAACGGCGGCAGCTGTCACTGATAAAGCAATCAATGCTGCACAACAACCAAGCGACAGATCGCCCCACGACGACGTGCACATCGCCACCGGCACATACGTTGCCACCGGCACTCCGCCTCCGCGCTACCTGTACGCCGATTTCAAAAAGAAAAACGGCTTCAAACGCTCGCTCGAACTTTCGGCCGAATACGGACTGTACCGCCAAGACTACTGCGGCTGCGTCTATTCCCGACAAAACGGAACGCACTCGCCCTCCGAATAAAAAAGGAGCCGCCGGAAATCCGCAT
This sequence is a window from Treponema brennaborense DSM 12168. Protein-coding genes within it:
- a CDS encoding phosphohydrolase, with the translated sequence MKSPKEISLEKKILALLEEAHAQTADARERPYLPLETVKRLIADAEIQAIQDYANDVSIVRLGFNDHGPVHMRTVTGNAIRMMLLLREAGIKTSLEAENAGTFEDSLTAVILASFMHDFGMTVGRQDHELFSATLALPIIDRILDKVLPAVPETESPVLKRRVIIRSLALEGIAGHMGSRRIHSLEAGMILIADGCDMAKGRARIPMAINTEPKVGDIHKYSANSIEKISIHAGTAKPIRIEITMSSDVGFFQIEEVLLQKINCSPVKPYIELLAGVENAELKQYL
- a CDS encoding epoxyqueuosine reductase QueH codes for the protein MNKTDTNGRTEKPNYQKQLEAELDHIRRSAAAAAATFEVKKPSLLLHACCAPCSSYVIEYLHSIFDITVFYYNPNIHPQAEYARRMTELSSFIKRFPCAQQVQLCVPPYDPDEYFSATNVRSEPELETEAERGERCRRCYRLRMERAFSYAAAAGFDYVTTTLSISPYKDAEKINAIGRELENEFRTAAAVTDKAINAAQQPSDRSPHDDVHIATGTYVATGTPPPRYLYADFKKKNGFKRSLELSAEYGLYRQDYCGCVYSRQNGTHSPSE